One window of Thermocoleostomius sinensis A174 genomic DNA carries:
- a CDS encoding phosphate ABC transporter permease, which translates to MLVPLTRKTFEELVPLVATGDQYKYYWGKFSDLLRRLLISIAGVVAVVILRSFLGQAFNIVIFLLGFSAGFYWLWGPVYLASQRNRLLRRYPYSGFWQGEVQDVFVTEELIGTEETVNQRGELVLVENRERCLNLEVGDETGFYTNLQVPLKREHRAIRPGDVAQMVVVSNRSDLSRISQVSDIYLSDYDLWVSDYPYLRRDSFVEVSRRLSEPTARMSTPERPHPRTSPRKKRSRKYT; encoded by the coding sequence ATGCTCGTTCCTTTAACTCGTAAAACGTTTGAAGAATTGGTTCCTTTGGTTGCCACAGGCGATCAATATAAGTATTACTGGGGCAAGTTTTCTGATCTGTTGCGGCGCTTGTTAATTTCTATTGCTGGAGTTGTGGCAGTGGTAATTTTGCGCTCGTTTCTGGGACAAGCCTTTAATATTGTGATTTTCTTACTGGGGTTTTCGGCTGGGTTTTACTGGTTGTGGGGGCCGGTTTATTTGGCCAGTCAACGCAATCGATTGTTGCGACGCTATCCATATAGCGGATTTTGGCAGGGGGAAGTGCAAGACGTTTTTGTTACCGAAGAATTGATTGGTACAGAAGAAACCGTGAATCAGCGAGGCGAATTGGTGCTGGTTGAAAATCGCGAACGCTGTCTGAACTTAGAAGTGGGCGATGAAACTGGGTTTTATACTAACTTGCAAGTTCCACTCAAGCGGGAGCATCGAGCTATTCGTCCAGGGGATGTGGCTCAAATGGTAGTAGTATCGAATCGCTCCGATCTAAGCCGAATTTCCCAGGTATCTGATATTTATTTATCTGACTACGATTTGTGGGTGTCTGATTATCCGTACTTGCGGCGCGACAGCTTTGTGGAGGTGAGCCGACGATTAAGCGAACCTACGGCTCGTATGAGCACACCAGAACGTCCTCACCCACGCACAAGCCCCCGCAAAAAGCGATCGCGAAAGTACACTTGA
- the lpxA gene encoding acyl-ACP--UDP-N-acetylglucosamine O-acyltransferase, with translation MTTLIHPTAVIHPRAELHPSVQVGAYAVIGEQVRVGPDTVIGHHVVLDGNTEIGARNQIFPGAAIGLEPQDLKYDGSLTLVKIGDDNTIREYVTINRATAAGEATIIGNGNLLMAYAHVAHNCVIEDQVIITNAVSIAGHVRIESNARLGGMVGIHQFVHVGRYAMIGAMSKIVRDVPPFMRVDGNPACVRTLNQVGLQRAGLADEDNGGTLRTLKKAFRLLYRSNLSFQQALEQLDLLPDSEHLQHLRQFLRMSQSPERRGLTPGKRKAKSEASGE, from the coding sequence TTGACTACCCTGATTCACCCAACGGCTGTTATTCATCCCCGTGCAGAACTCCATCCTTCGGTGCAGGTTGGAGCCTATGCCGTCATTGGAGAGCAAGTACGGGTAGGGCCAGATACGGTGATTGGTCATCACGTTGTCCTAGACGGTAATACTGAAATTGGGGCGCGAAATCAAATTTTTCCCGGAGCCGCGATCGGGCTGGAACCACAAGACCTAAAATATGATGGATCGCTGACGCTGGTTAAAATTGGTGACGATAATACAATTCGGGAATATGTCACAATCAACCGAGCCACAGCCGCTGGTGAAGCCACGATCATTGGTAATGGTAATTTGTTGATGGCTTATGCCCATGTGGCGCATAACTGCGTCATTGAAGACCAGGTGATTATTACAAACGCGGTTTCGATCGCGGGCCATGTTCGCATTGAGTCGAACGCTCGCTTAGGCGGCATGGTAGGAATTCACCAATTTGTTCATGTCGGCCGGTACGCCATGATTGGCGCGATGAGCAAAATAGTTCGGGATGTACCACCCTTTATGCGCGTGGATGGAAATCCCGCCTGTGTTCGCACACTCAATCAAGTCGGGCTACAGCGGGCTGGACTTGCCGATGAAGACAATGGTGGAACGCTCCGAACGTTAAAGAAAGCCTTTCGTCTGCTTTACCGCTCTAATCTCTCTTTTCAACAAGCCCTAGAGCAACTCGATCTGCTGCCTGATAGCGAGCATTTGCAGCACCTACGACAGTTTTTGCGCATGAGTCAATCACCCGAACGGCGAGGACTGACTCCAGGCAAGCGGAAAGCCAAGAGTGAAGCCTCTGGTGAATGA
- the fabZ gene encoding 3-hydroxyacyl-ACP dehydratase FabZ, with product MATLTDDHTTTTHPEAQLHHSDEDGKPSPNSTVLAVEDIHRLLPHRYPFALVDRIIQYVPGKLAVGLKNVTFNEPHFQGHFPGQPIMPGVLIVEAIAQVGGVVLTQMPEFPKDGLFMFAGIDKVRFRRPVVPGDQLIMTVELLSVKQRRFGKMQGRAEVDGQLVTGGEFMFSLVDP from the coding sequence ATGGCTACATTGACTGACGACCATACCACAACGACCCATCCAGAAGCGCAATTGCATCACTCCGATGAAGACGGCAAGCCCAGTCCCAATTCCACCGTTCTGGCGGTCGAAGACATTCATCGGCTGCTGCCCCATCGCTATCCTTTTGCATTGGTCGATCGCATCATTCAGTATGTGCCTGGAAAGCTGGCCGTGGGACTCAAGAACGTAACGTTTAATGAACCTCACTTCCAGGGCCACTTTCCGGGACAACCGATTATGCCAGGGGTTCTGATTGTAGAAGCCATTGCCCAGGTGGGTGGCGTTGTACTGACCCAAATGCCAGAGTTTCCCAAAGATGGACTCTTTATGTTCGCTGGGATCGACAAAGTTCGTTTTCGGCGTCCTGTTGTGCCGGGCGATCAGTTAATTATGACCGTGGAACTGCTCTCCGTTAAGCAGCGTCGGTTTGGCAAGATGCAGGGCCGCGCCGAAGTGGATGGTCAACTTGTTACAGGCGGCGAATTCATGTTCTCGCTTGTCGATCCGTAA
- a CDS encoding CAAD domain-containing protein produces MEPEATQDLTPPEYTTEKLSVTMNNEDPTTIQVSTPSNEQWKRVGDRISAFLADLPEYLTDFFGEYRRPIITVSLIIAALIAVKLLLAILDAINDIPLMSSLFELVGMGYSAWFIYRYVWKAESRQELSRDFNALKAQIFGQKTV; encoded by the coding sequence ATGGAGCCTGAAGCAACGCAAGACCTTACCCCCCCAGAGTACACAACAGAGAAGCTGAGCGTGACCATGAACAACGAAGATCCAACTACGATTCAAGTCTCTACCCCTTCTAATGAGCAATGGAAGCGGGTAGGCGATCGAATTTCCGCATTTTTGGCTGATTTACCAGAATATCTCACCGATTTCTTCGGCGAGTATAGACGCCCGATTATCACCGTCAGCTTAATTATTGCTGCGCTGATTGCAGTCAAGCTGCTGCTAGCAATTCTGGATGCCATTAACGACATTCCTCTAATGTCTTCCCTGTTTGAGCTAGTAGGAATGGGTTATTCTGCTTGGTTCATCTATCGCTATGTGTGGAAGGCAGAGAGTCGTCAAGAACTATCTAGAGATTTCAATGCGCTGAAAGCCCAAATTTTTGGTCAGAAAACCGTTTAG
- the purC gene encoding phosphoribosylaminoimidazolesuccinocarboxamide synthase, with amino-acid sequence MVAGQKLYEGKAKILYTTEDPNILLTHFKDDATAFNAQKRGRIVGKGEINCTISSHLFQLLESHGIRTHWIEQSSPNEMRVRSVKIVPLEVVVRNLAAGSLCQQTGIPLGTELSPPLVEFYYKNDALGDPLLTLDRLRVLNLATPEQVSQLQRMAEQINQHLTAFFQSCGITLVDFKLEFGMEPDGTLLLADEISPDTCRLWNQATTDPAERVMDKDRFRQNLGQVEEGYRQVLERVLAQSIDGSGKAML; translated from the coding sequence ATGGTTGCTGGTCAAAAACTTTACGAAGGGAAAGCCAAAATCCTCTATACTACCGAAGACCCAAACATCCTGCTGACTCATTTCAAGGATGATGCAACCGCCTTTAATGCTCAAAAGCGAGGGCGTATTGTGGGCAAAGGCGAAATTAACTGCACCATTTCCAGCCATTTATTTCAGTTGCTAGAGTCGCATGGCATTCGCACCCATTGGATTGAACAGTCGTCCCCCAACGAGATGCGAGTTCGATCGGTCAAAATTGTGCCGCTGGAGGTCGTTGTGCGTAACTTGGCTGCTGGCAGCCTTTGTCAACAAACGGGGATACCGCTGGGAACTGAACTCAGTCCACCACTGGTCGAGTTTTATTATAAAAACGATGCGTTGGGCGATCCGCTGCTGACTCTCGATCGGCTACGGGTGCTTAACTTGGCTACGCCCGAGCAAGTAAGCCAACTACAGCGTATGGCTGAGCAAATCAATCAGCATCTTACAGCGTTCTTCCAATCCTGTGGCATTACCCTGGTAGATTTTAAATTGGAATTTGGAATGGAACCCGACGGAACCTTGCTTCTAGCAGATGAAATTAGTCCCGATACCTGTCGGCTTTGGAACCAAGCCACCACCGATCCGGCTGAACGAGTGATGGATAAAGATCGGTTTCGTCAAAATTTAGGTCAAGTAGAAGAGGGCTATCGTCAAGTGCTAGAAAGAGTACTGGCACAATCGATCGATGGATCAGGCAAAGCCATGCTGTAG
- the lpxB gene encoding lipid-A-disaccharide synthase, whose amino-acid sequence MKRIFISTGEVSGDLQGALLIEALKRRSDELGITLEIVALGGPRMAAAGALLLSDTSSIGSIGLLESVPYIRSTLKIQRQVRQYLRQHSPDLVVMIDYGSPNLALGGFLRSHFPRVPTVYYIAPQEWVWSLSSRNTREILRISDRLLAIFPAEATYYQERGGNVTWVGHPLVDHMQQAPVRDQARQRLGIAPKQQVIALVPASRHQEIQYILPVICEAARQIQAQLPDVKFWLPLSLDTYRSAIEQTIRPYHLDINLVTDPSQTVIAAADLVIAKSGTVNLETALLNVPQVVLYRLNPITAWIAEHLLQFSAPFISPVNLVMMEPIVPELLQRHATPERITQEALDLLLNCIRRDQMLRDYERMRTKLGEVGVCDRAAKEIFQLLDRSVQTTA is encoded by the coding sequence ATGAAACGCATTTTTATCAGCACTGGCGAAGTGTCTGGCGATCTGCAAGGGGCATTATTGATTGAGGCGTTGAAACGTCGATCGGATGAGTTGGGCATAACGCTGGAAATTGTGGCCTTGGGCGGGCCGCGCATGGCCGCAGCGGGAGCATTATTACTGTCTGACACGAGTTCGATCGGCTCGATCGGATTGCTAGAGTCGGTGCCCTACATTCGCTCAACCCTGAAAATTCAGCGCCAGGTGCGGCAATATCTGCGGCAACATTCTCCCGATTTGGTGGTGATGATTGACTACGGCAGCCCCAATCTAGCGTTGGGTGGGTTTTTACGATCCCACTTTCCCCGAGTGCCAACCGTTTATTACATCGCGCCTCAAGAGTGGGTCTGGTCGCTTAGCAGTCGCAATACTCGCGAAATTCTGCGCATCAGCGATCGGCTACTAGCTATCTTTCCGGCTGAAGCAACTTATTACCAAGAGCGCGGCGGCAATGTCACTTGGGTGGGGCATCCCTTGGTTGATCACATGCAGCAGGCTCCTGTCCGAGACCAAGCTCGGCAAAGGTTGGGGATTGCACCGAAGCAGCAAGTCATTGCCCTCGTCCCTGCTTCGCGCCATCAAGAAATTCAATACATTCTGCCTGTGATTTGTGAAGCCGCGCGGCAGATTCAAGCTCAACTACCCGATGTGAAATTTTGGCTACCCCTGTCTCTGGACACGTATCGATCGGCAATAGAGCAAACAATCAGGCCTTATCACCTAGACATTAACCTGGTGACAGACCCATCGCAAACCGTGATCGCTGCGGCCGATTTGGTTATTGCAAAGTCGGGAACGGTCAATTTGGAAACGGCGTTGCTGAATGTACCACAGGTGGTGCTATACCGGCTCAATCCGATTACCGCTTGGATTGCTGAACATCTGCTTCAGTTTTCTGCACCGTTCATCTCCCCGGTCAATTTAGTGATGATGGAGCCGATCGTGCCAGAATTGCTGCAACGACACGCTACTCCTGAACGAATTACCCAAGAAGCGCTTGATCTCCTCCTGAATTGCATTCGACGCGACCAAATGTTACGAGACTATGAGCGGATGCGCACAAAACTTGGTGAAGTAGGCGTGTGCGATCGAGCGGCTAAAGAAATTTTTCAACTTCTAGATCGTTCAGTGCAGACAACAGCATAA
- the lpxC gene encoding UDP-3-O-acyl-N-acetylglucosamine deacetylase translates to MNSQQHTLATHFERSGIGLHSGLESTVRVSPAEPGTGRYFVRIDLPHQPVIPASIAFISQTVLSTELSHQQASIRTVEHLLAALSGMGIDNARIEINQAEVPLLDGSAWLWVEAIAQAGIVAQDAPRLQPRLNAPIWIHQGDAFVAALPADTLRFSYGIDFDIPAIGNQWYSWSPHTEPFTTAIAPARTFGLAHQIEQLQHNGLIKGGSLNNALVCDHQGWINPPLRFSDEPVRHKLLDLIGDLSLLGAFPCVHVLAYKASHRLHTQLAQRLAPVLFT, encoded by the coding sequence CTGAACTCTCAGCAGCACACCCTGGCGACTCATTTTGAGCGATCGGGGATAGGTCTGCATTCAGGACTAGAGTCAACTGTGCGGGTTAGTCCGGCTGAACCGGGCACAGGTCGCTATTTTGTACGCATCGATCTGCCGCATCAACCCGTCATTCCAGCATCGATCGCATTCATCAGCCAAACGGTGCTCTCTACCGAACTATCTCATCAGCAAGCCAGTATTCGTACCGTCGAACATTTGCTAGCAGCCCTTAGCGGCATGGGCATCGATAATGCACGCATTGAAATTAATCAAGCTGAAGTTCCTTTGTTGGATGGCTCGGCTTGGCTGTGGGTCGAAGCTATTGCTCAAGCTGGAATTGTGGCACAGGACGCTCCTCGGCTTCAACCTCGGCTCAATGCCCCGATCTGGATACATCAGGGCGATGCGTTTGTGGCAGCCTTGCCGGCGGATACCTTACGCTTTTCCTATGGCATTGATTTTGATATACCAGCGATCGGCAATCAATGGTATAGCTGGTCGCCCCATACAGAACCCTTCACGACAGCCATTGCCCCGGCTCGCACCTTTGGATTGGCTCATCAAATTGAACAACTTCAGCACAATGGGTTGATCAAAGGCGGTAGTTTAAATAATGCGCTGGTGTGTGATCACCAGGGATGGATTAATCCACCGCTTCGGTTTTCAGATGAACCAGTGCGCCATAAACTTTTAGACTTAATAGGGGACTTGAGTTTATTAGGCGCTTTTCCATGTGTGCATGTGCTGGCCTATAAAGCGAGTCATCGGTTACACACTCAATTAGCTCAGCGGCTAGCTCCAGTCCTTTTCACTTAA
- a CDS encoding AAA-like domain-containing protein encodes MSFDDILDAVEQLLPADRLGAIDRFIFRQSWLGRTYTEMAHMSGYGNDYIKEVGSRLWHDLSEVTGQRVTKKNLQLVFSDHLEPTLASIASVELAAEPVLSESASSAQHWQDLVVLQPPRTIDRVMLPLATRMGFPGGPIPLNSPFYIERPPIEWLSYAELEQPGSLIRIRAPRQMGKSSLMHRLLAHADMLEYRTVHLDFQEADQGVFSSLDQFLRWFCANISRRLQVAPRLDDYWDEDMGSKVSCKVYFAGYLLKQIERPIVIALNEVNRVFEHPQIAQDFLPMLRVWHEQAKHDPAWQKLRLVLAHSTEIYVPLNLNQSPFNVGLSIRLHPFNVEQVQELAQRYHLDWNTPIGCEHAAALQMLVGGHPYLVSLALYHLRQGDIAIEQLLETAAMPSGIYAHHLRGLLTTLLQNPELIGPFQRVVAADAGVSLEAIAAYKLESMGLVHLDGNVAKLSCELYRSFFQAQFAMHSVLQPVMNSMRDKEQW; translated from the coding sequence ATGAGTTTTGATGACATCCTTGATGCTGTAGAACAATTACTGCCTGCCGATCGCTTAGGGGCAATCGATCGCTTCATTTTTCGCCAATCGTGGTTAGGGCGAACCTACACAGAAATGGCCCATATGTCAGGATATGGCAATGACTATATTAAGGAAGTCGGATCGCGCTTATGGCATGACTTGTCCGAGGTAACGGGTCAGCGCGTGACCAAAAAAAACTTGCAATTAGTGTTTAGTGATCACCTTGAGCCAACCTTGGCTAGCATCGCGTCGGTGGAACTAGCCGCTGAACCAGTCTTGTCTGAATCAGCGTCCTCCGCTCAGCATTGGCAAGATCTAGTGGTCTTGCAGCCACCTCGTACCATTGATCGGGTAATGCTACCGCTAGCCACTCGAATGGGGTTTCCTGGTGGGCCAATTCCGCTAAACTCACCGTTCTATATCGAGCGCCCCCCGATCGAATGGCTATCCTATGCAGAATTGGAACAACCAGGAAGCTTAATTCGCATTCGTGCCCCCAGACAAATGGGCAAAAGTTCTCTGATGCATCGGTTGCTTGCTCATGCCGACATGCTAGAGTATCGAACCGTCCATTTAGATTTTCAAGAAGCCGATCAAGGAGTATTTTCTTCGCTCGATCAATTTTTGCGCTGGTTTTGCGCCAATATTAGCCGTCGCTTGCAGGTTGCACCCCGTCTAGATGACTATTGGGACGAAGATATGGGCAGCAAGGTGAGTTGTAAAGTTTATTTTGCTGGCTATTTGCTTAAACAGATTGAGCGTCCGATTGTCATTGCGCTGAACGAAGTCAATCGAGTTTTCGAGCACCCCCAGATTGCCCAAGACTTTCTGCCAATGCTGCGCGTTTGGCATGAGCAAGCAAAACATGATCCGGCTTGGCAAAAGTTACGGTTGGTGCTAGCCCATTCTACTGAAATCTATGTACCTCTTAATCTCAATCAATCGCCGTTCAATGTGGGGTTATCAATTCGTCTACATCCCTTCAATGTTGAGCAGGTGCAAGAACTGGCACAACGCTATCACTTGGACTGGAACACCCCGATCGGCTGTGAACATGCAGCAGCGCTGCAAATGTTAGTAGGCGGCCATCCCTATCTAGTTAGTTTGGCGCTGTATCATCTGCGTCAAGGCGACATCGCGATTGAACAGTTGTTAGAAACGGCCGCTATGCCTTCTGGTATCTACGCCCACCATCTACGAGGGCTATTAACTACCCTTCTGCAAAACCCAGAGCTGATTGGGCCATTTCAACGAGTTGTAGCAGCAGATGCAGGTGTGTCCCTCGAAGCGATTGCTGCCTATAAGTTAGAGAGCATGGGTCTAGTTCATCTAGATGGTAACGTTGCCAAACTCAGTTGCGAGTTGTACCGATCGTTCTTTCAAGCACAGTTTGCTATGCATTCGGTGCTCCAGCCTGTGATGAATAGTATGAGAGACAAGGAGCAATGGTGA
- a CDS encoding BamA/TamA family outer membrane protein has translation MSWCVEVPNGLDSMRFSPVLLAVVAASTTLGLAHPANAEATNPDQTVESDSLEVTGSKVTVADVAEGELETQLSLDELYGSLSVEPRADSTAIEFTNVALDDLAQTPPSNPPSDTPFDAPAPQVPAGSETPTEETPNQLQFQLDQPPDLDVPPAAPESDIPEVESPEPVTPDAELDEPDASPDAEPVAPPPATPPATSPATEQPGAEPRVLVSEVLVVGAEGDLQNEVYRVIQTQPGRTTTRSQLQEDINAIFATGFFSSVRAVPEDTPLGVRVTFDVAPNPVLESVQLSGSVLETIVYNEEEVPLQTAVDDIFSPQYGQILNLRNLQLGVEQLNQLYQDNGYVLAQVVGAPQISPDGVVTLEVAEGVIEDIQIRFLNRDGEAEDDEGEPIRGRTRDFIITREFESQPGDVFNRQQIQADLQRAFALGIFEDLNISLNPGQDPRQVDVIVNVTERNTGSFAAGIGISSASGFFGTASFQEQNLGGNNQRLNAELQIGSRDLLFDISFTDPWIGGDPNRTSYTVNAFGRQSRSLVFEGDDEDIRLPNGDRPRVRRFGGGVTFGRPLDDGWRVSLGAQYQRVSIRDLDGNLEPRSEFGTPLSFSDSGQDDLFTVQFTASQDQRNNPLQPTSGSFLRFSTEQSIPIGNGNIFLNRLRASYSYFLPVRFTNFTEGCRLDDPSPVDCPQTLAFNVQGGTILGDLPPYEAFSLGGTDSVRGYGAGELASGRSFLQATVEYRFPVFSIVSGALFADVGTDLGTGDDIPGNPSEILNKPGSGFGYGVGVRVQSPLGQIRVDYAINDEGGSQIHFGIGERF, from the coding sequence GTGTCGTGGTGTGTGGAAGTGCCAAACGGTTTAGACAGTATGCGTTTTTCTCCAGTTTTATTAGCAGTTGTCGCTGCTTCGACCACCCTTGGTTTAGCTCATCCTGCCAATGCAGAGGCAACAAATCCAGACCAAACTGTTGAGTCAGATAGTTTGGAAGTGACTGGTTCGAAAGTAACCGTCGCTGATGTGGCTGAAGGTGAGTTGGAAACGCAACTCTCGCTCGATGAGTTGTACGGTTCCTTGTCGGTAGAGCCGCGGGCAGATTCAACCGCGATCGAGTTTACAAATGTGGCGCTAGATGACTTGGCGCAAACCCCTCCCAGTAATCCTCCCAGCGACACCCCCTTCGATGCGCCTGCACCGCAAGTGCCAGCTGGGAGTGAAACCCCAACTGAAGAAACTCCCAATCAACTGCAATTTCAGCTAGATCAACCTCCTGATCTCGATGTTCCTCCCGCCGCTCCTGAAAGCGATATTCCCGAAGTTGAGTCGCCCGAACCAGTGACTCCTGATGCTGAACTGGATGAGCCAGACGCTAGCCCCGATGCGGAGCCTGTTGCTCCACCCCCGGCTACGCCTCCTGCCACATCTCCTGCCACTGAACAACCGGGCGCAGAACCACGGGTGTTGGTTTCGGAAGTGCTAGTTGTGGGTGCAGAGGGGGATCTGCAAAATGAAGTGTATCGGGTCATTCAAACTCAGCCAGGGCGAACCACGACGCGATCGCAACTGCAAGAAGATATTAATGCCATTTTTGCCACGGGCTTTTTCTCCAGTGTGCGAGCGGTACCAGAGGATACTCCCTTGGGTGTACGGGTCACGTTTGATGTTGCCCCCAACCCAGTTTTAGAATCGGTTCAACTATCGGGTAGTGTGCTAGAGACGATCGTCTACAACGAGGAAGAAGTGCCCTTGCAAACCGCGGTAGATGATATTTTTAGCCCTCAGTACGGGCAAATTTTAAATCTACGCAATTTACAGCTTGGGGTCGAGCAACTCAATCAACTCTATCAAGACAATGGATATGTCTTGGCACAGGTGGTTGGTGCACCGCAAATTTCTCCGGATGGCGTTGTGACGCTAGAAGTCGCAGAAGGGGTAATTGAAGACATTCAAATTCGCTTTCTCAATCGCGATGGGGAAGCCGAGGATGATGAAGGAGAACCGATTCGCGGCCGCACTCGCGATTTCATCATTACCCGTGAGTTTGAATCGCAGCCGGGTGATGTCTTCAATCGTCAGCAAATCCAAGCAGATTTGCAGCGAGCTTTTGCTTTGGGAATTTTTGAAGATCTCAATATTTCCCTCAATCCGGGGCAAGATCCGCGTCAGGTAGATGTGATTGTCAATGTCACTGAGCGTAATACTGGCTCATTTGCCGCAGGGATTGGAATTAGCTCTGCCAGTGGCTTTTTTGGGACGGCGAGTTTCCAAGAGCAAAACTTAGGTGGTAACAATCAGCGCTTGAATGCAGAACTGCAAATTGGTTCACGGGATCTGTTGTTTGATATCAGTTTCACTGATCCTTGGATTGGTGGCGATCCCAACCGCACTTCCTACACGGTCAATGCCTTCGGTCGGCAGTCTCGATCGCTGGTCTTTGAAGGAGATGATGAAGACATTCGCTTGCCCAACGGCGATCGTCCACGGGTACGACGCTTCGGGGGCGGTGTCACGTTTGGGCGCCCGCTGGATGACGGCTGGCGCGTGTCTTTGGGGGCACAATACCAGCGCGTCTCGATTCGCGATCTCGACGGCAATCTGGAACCACGCAGTGAGTTTGGTACTCCTCTGAGCTTCAGTGACTCTGGACAAGATGATCTGTTCACGGTGCAGTTTACCGCCTCGCAGGATCAGCGCAATAATCCCCTACAGCCGACCAGCGGGTCCTTCTTGCGATTTAGCACCGAGCAATCCATTCCAATTGGCAACGGCAATATCTTCCTCAATCGATTACGTGCTAGCTACAGCTACTTCTTACCAGTACGATTCACCAACTTTACGGAAGGATGTCGGCTAGATGATCCGTCGCCCGTCGATTGTCCGCAAACCTTGGCGTTTAATGTGCAAGGGGGAACCATTCTGGGCGATTTACCACCGTATGAAGCATTTTCTCTGGGCGGTACGGATTCGGTGCGAGGATATGGTGCGGGTGAACTGGCCAGTGGACGCAGTTTTCTGCAAGCAACGGTGGAATATCGCTTCCCTGTATTCTCGATTGTTAGCGGCGCCCTGTTTGCTGATGTAGGAACCGATTTAGGAACCGGGGATGATATTCCTGGAAACCCGTCTGAAATTCTGAATAAACCCGGCAGCGGTTTTGGCTACGGCGTGGGTGTGCGGGTACAGTCACCCTTGGGGCAAATTCGCGTTGATTATGCCATCAATGATGAAGGAGGTAGCCAAATTCACTTTGGAATTGGTGAGCGGTTCTAG